From Fusarium musae strain F31 chromosome 8, whole genome shotgun sequence:
ATATCTGCGCTGGCACTTTTGTTTCCCATGCCCCTAAATCTGATGATCAACAAAACGCTGATGCCAGACCCACGTTGTTAAATACGTCGGACTTCATCGATCACAACGGAAACCTCCTCGGCACTTACACAAAGACCAACCTCTGGATACCAGAAAGACACACATTAACGTCCTTTGTCGACCATGCTAAAAACATATCCAAAGATGATTACGCTGCCCCCAATCCCCATCAAGTCATCGACACCCCTCTCGGCCGAGTCGGTATCCTCGTCTGCTGGGATCTTGCCTTCCCAGAAGCGTTCAGACAGCTCGTTTTGGCGGGCGCCAAGATCATTATAATTCCTTCATACTGGACGGCGCTTGATATGTGCAAGGATGGTCTTGCATATAACGCCGACTGCGAGAGGATGTTCATCCAGTCTGCCCTGGTAACCAGGGCATTCGAGAACACCGCCGCCGTTATTTATTGCAATGCCGGTGGGCCCGCAGCAGAGGGTTTCTTTGGCTGTAGTCAAGTTGCGCTACCTATTGTTGGAACGGTGCCTGGGAGCTTTACAGATGGCGAGGAGGCCGTGCGTATATTGGATGTCGATATGAAGACGGTGGATATCGCGGAACGTAATTACCAGATCCGACAGGACTTGGCCAGGGATGATTGGCATTATGGGTACCTCAAGAACACGGTCGCAAGACTGTAGGATGTAATACTTGATACTTACTTAGTCACTCAATGTCATGTTTGTGCCAGTTGTCTCTCAACCCCTCTCGCGTGTAACCCAGCAGACATACACAAACCGGAGAATGAGTTCTTAAAAGGTCGGCTTCTCCATAGATGCAGTCATCTGCAACAAGGTTGCTGATCGTTACTACCTCAAAGACCAAGGCGTCTGTTATTATATGCATAGCACTGAAAATTAGGCCCATGGGGAGAAATAAATGGTAAATTATTACAGTTTGTCCATGTCGCGATAACCTCGAGAAAGACGCAGCTTTTAATAGAATGGCAAAATCCCACGCTCTTTAACTAAACCAATACCAATACATCATATCGCTACCCACTATCCTAGCATCGCTATACAGTAATCCCACCAAGTACGATTATTCATCGTGCTTCGAGGTTGAGCTAGAGGAAATTTCTTTGGGGCCCCTCTGTGACACTGTATCTGTCACGGGCAATTCTTCCCCCAGAATGCACTCAAGTTTGGGTCCCTCGTAAGACTTTCTCTTTCCCAGCCAAAGAACCGTTACAAATACGATGAAGATTCCCAATACTGCAATCACATAGTCTAAATCTGTTAACGTCTGGCCAACCTATTTGCCTGGGGTGACTTACTCATAGTTGACACGTTGACGGGAATTGCAGGAGGGAAGCAAAAGAACTGTTCAAGATGTGTCAGCATCAGGTCTCGAATCCGTCAAAGTGAGATGCTTACAACAGAGGTCACAGCTACAAATATAACGGCTGTGTAGTTCGCGATGTAGCCTTTGACACGACCAAGAGAAAACTCGGGAGGCTGCGAAAGCACCATTTGTCGACCTCGAATCAGTAGGATAAGCACAGGCGCTGCATATGAGAGATTGAGGAAAAGTGTACAGCTTGCAATATAAGCATTAAAAGCAACCTCGGGGCCTTTGGGTACATTAGTggtaagaaggaaaaggtttAGAAGAGAAGCATACCAAGGTAAAGAAGACCGAAGAGAAGGTTGAATATAGCCTGCACGACAATGGCTCGAACGGGAACGTTGAGCTTGGGATGGAGATGTGAAAGACTTCAATAGTTAGCTTTGTTTGTACATAGAATGGAGATAGGATGCTTACTATCTGGAAAAAGGAGTACCACCATCTCGTGCCATGGCCCAGATGAGACGACTGCCGGAGGTAACACAACCATTGGCACCGTTGACAAAACACAGTGCAACGGCAACAGTGAGTACGGTTGCAGCAGCTCGGCTGTTGGTCGCTTGCAGTATCATCTCTGTAAGAGGGCTTTGTGTAGGCGATGCGAGTAGCAGATCAAGGTCGACGAAGCAAAATagcatgacgatgatgaagaatatTCCGCTGAGGACAGTTAGTGGGAGACTTTTAGGGGGGTGATCAAAACTTACGTCACGCCTCCGACCAAGACTGCCGCAACCATGGCTTGGGGGGCATCCTTGGATGGTCGAGGCATTTCTTCAGTCATATGTGCCACGGCAtcccaacttcaccatgtcAGCTATGCCCAGTAGAAAACGGTGAACTACTTACCCAATGAAGCTCAGAGCTGACTGCAACAGTCCAAGCATCCAAGCTGTGCCATCACTCCATCCAGTGGTATTGGAGAAGTTGGTGAAGACGAACTCTGCGTCAGTCTTTGGAGAGGTCGCTAGAAGAACAATactgatgacgacgacgctGAGCAAAGACCAGTACACTAAGAAAGGTCAGTTTGAATAGGGGCGCATCTATAGCTCGACTTACAAGCGCCTTCGTTCCATCGGTTCAGGATGGGATAGCCAAAGATATTCAGAAACACACCAACGATAGACACAGCGACGAACATCAAATACGTGCTCCATTGGGTAATTTCGTAGCTACCGCCAGAGCCGACGACAGCAGCCGCAGCGAGAAATCGTGCTATAGCATGTCAGCAATTGTTTTTTTCCGTAATCTTAGATATATACCTCCGAAGTAGGCTGCAGTTGTGTTGAGAGTCAACCAGCCAGCAATATTTGTCCATCCGACAAGGAAGCTCTGTTGCAATTAGCAATATGCATAAGAGGTAGTCATGGTGAACCTCACATTAATAGTCTTCCATTTCTTGGACGAAAGAGCAAAGGAATAGTGATACTGTCCTCCGGCTGTAGGATATAGAGAGGCCAATTCTCCTACACTTGCAGCCAAACAAATATTACAAAGAACGCAGAAAATAAAGCCATAGACGAAACTAACAGAGCCGCCTGATGGCATTACAAGACCTATTGATCCAGCAAGAGAAATCCATGTACTGCGGTCAATTAGTTGGCGACTTTCATGTGACGCGACGGACGGTACTCCTTActtgagaatggcaaagGCCATGCCGATCATAGTGATCTTTGAGAACCTCTTCTGGAGGTGACCCTCCTGGGCTGGTGCATCGGTCGCCATACTTGCTACTGTCAATCAATTACGGTAGAGTAAGGGGAGCAGAGATGAGGTTTAAGCTTTTACCCCAGACCGAGACCAGATATAAAAAGCTGAACCAACGTTGGTCTCATCTTATCGCGCGTTGGCTGGCAACTTACTCGCGACGGGCGCCCAATCAGCGGGTAATGAGTCTCCGCCTCCGCGTTGCGGGGGGGAATTGATCAAATGATGGGCTAGACCAGAAGCGGTAAACAATAGCTTAGGAAAACTGGCTTGAGGCGTATTTTTAGGTTCCATTGTCCCGTATTTCTCGGCAGATAAGGCTGCGAGATAAAGGGACACCCTTGTTCTAGAATCGGATCATGGGAAGAAAGGGGTTCGAAAAGGAGAGAATGAGGTGATGATAGGAGAAGGAATTCTAATTGATATTGATAAGATATAGATTTGGTATTCCCAAGAATAGTGTTAAGTACATAGTACTTTCTTGTAAGAAACAAACCCTCATTGTTAAATCTCTGATTGGTTCTCTGTATACAGTGTAGGGTAAACGGGAACATATCCAACAGTCAACTCCAACATTGGAATCGTAAGCTACCAAGGTCGTCACACTTTGAAACGATAGTGTAAGATCAATATGTCTGTATTTCAATTGGAAAGAGTATAGATACACAAGGTTGTTTTAATTACAGTCCTTGTCTTGACCTGCTCTTTTTCTACCGGGTAACGATGTTCAAGCTTAAGTCACCACCTCTTATGACGATACATGATCACTTTGAATTTTAAGAGCATTTTTGTCAGAGTAGAAGGGGAAATATTTGAATGATTATTTAACTTCTCTGACGAGAATGATGCTGCGTAGAGTTCTTGTGCCAAAATCACGTAAACTTTCAATAAAGCAGACACGAAGCCCCCTCCAGTCTCGAATATCAATCCACATAAATCGTAACTCGAGTCAGTCTGGAACTTGAGTCTCTGTAATAGAAGGGCTCAATTCTTATTACTAGAGCTCTTCTTCGATGCCTCGACTCTTTCCTCGATCTTAGAAATCTTGGCAGTCAGTAAAGGGCTTGGGTATCAGAATACTTGGACATACCACGCTTTTCGAAGGAGAGGAACCAGCATCTTGAGTCCATGCACCAGCATGGGCAACCATAGCATCCTGAGCTTTTTTGTGGTTATATTTGACGGGATCAAGAGCCATTTTGAACGGAAAGGCGTAATCAAAGAATTGTAGTTGATAAGAAACTCGTAGTTTAAATGGTTCAAGTAGTGGAATATGATTTCTAAAGTTGTATTTAAGCTTATCACCATAATCACCATCTTATATAGTCATGAATCGGAGCTACTCTGCCATGAAGCTACTCTTCAGATTGTAGTTTTCTCAACTACGCTTGGTCACGAAGCCGCTATACAACCTGAACGCTGCTCAGACACCTGTCGTGATCTTTGGCATTGCCAGTTCTGGAAAGAACAAACTTCATCCATCAGGTGGCAGAGAGATCTATTGGCGGTTGATAGGTTGACCCAAAACTAGTCTGCCTCATGACAGTCTCTGTCCTACTCAAGCATCAGATCTATAAGAAGTTGGGTGGAACCCAGATCCGGAAGTTCCAAGCTTTCAATACCCGGAATATGAGATGAAATGTGATAGAGGTGCAGTAGCTTCTCCTGCTGATCGACGCGATGAACCAGATTACGAGGTTTCCCCTGAGTATCTGGAGTTTATCtacagaaaaagaaaagaaggctGTCATAGAGGCCAAAGCGCCTCATTGGAATTACCTGATACGGTATGGTGTGCGGTTTGCCATTTTTACCAACTTTTACTGAGCTGAGATTACTCGCTGAGGATGTTTCCAAGCCACATTCAACGATAATGCCAACGGCCAAGCAAAAACTTGAGACAAAAGTTTGGAGTTACCATATTCGGTCTAGTTCAGTTCCGGGGGGTTGAAAGAACAACAATGCCATGACTTGCTGTCCAATTAAGGGCCAAAGACAAGGGTTACTCCAATTTTACAGTACATAGACCACTGGGCACTAGCTGGGAATGACGTGTTGATTGATTactttgttgttgaggtAAGAGGATAGAAAGTAGAATCGAAGACTGTATGATTAATGTATCCTTATGTGTTTCCTCACATTCGGATACGTAGTGTAACTCTAACTTCTTGTCAGTCAAGAGCCAGTATCTGCAGGTGCCTGTTACCAGATTTCTAGCTCACTTCCCGAGCAATACAGCGACTAATGGCTCCCCGGGAGCTATCCTTCATCCACAGCCGTGCCCCCCGAGCTGCTGGGCTGTCAGACAATGCAGTGGACGAACACAAAGATCTAATTGGTGATCTATACTTGACCCAGAATTATACTCGAGACCAGGTAATCAACTACCTAGAAACAAATCTGAGTTTCACCATATCGTGAGTATGCTGTTCCCCATATGATTATTCCACTGATGTCGTTGTCCGTAGCCGGGATCAATTCTCTAAAGCAACGAGACGTTGGGGTTTTCACAAGCAGCCCCGAGGAAGCATCTCTGTCCAGTCTACCCCAAATGGGACGGCCAGTCAGAGCACGCCTGGTGAAACTGCCAGTAACGAGCCATCCTGTTCTGCCACCGTCGATGACTCTACGGACCAAGGTCTCATACTTACAAATGAGTCAAGCAAACGTCCCAGAAGTGGCACAAGCTCCATCAGTCGCAGGAGTGATATCACAGCCTACGGCCCATCCTCACCTCTTCCTCACCGCCCACTGAAGCGACCGAAACCCAGAAGCGAGTCAGGTGACTACACTGCAGAAAGATCATCCGACACACCACTGAACCAGTCTACTAATGGAGATTTCATTTCTACCCCATTCACTGCGCAGTCGAGTCCACGCTGCCAGTACACATACGATGACAAGCTGTCGGCAGATTATCTATCTTGTTGTTATCGCTACATCAAAGCTTTCGGCTACTACCTTAAGATCTCGATTCCCTTTCGATTCAAAACGCCTTCAGCCAAACAACGACGCGCTAGGATACTCGATTTGGCAAGGACTGCCAAGAAACGAAGAGCCTACGAGATTGTGACAGTGATGATGGAGTCTGAGCTCAAGATGAGCAATGATCCTCTGATTGGAGAGGAACATAAGCATCACCCTTACGATGAGGCGGATATGAGTCCCATGCAGTCCTTCCTATTCCATCGCCACCTTGCGCAGATATACGCCCATAACGGAGATATTAGTCTtgaacaacaacatctaGACAAAGCCAGAAAATTTACGAAAGCTTTCGATCCACTTGGCCCAGATTCTATAGACCTTTGGACATTGTTACGCCTCCAAGGAGAGAAAGATCAAAATATCCCGGAAGGGCTACTGAATTCACTCGAGTGGGATAATGCATTGTTCGTACCAGATATGAGGCGTTGTCTTACGCAGTGTTGGCGCACCCTGGGAACTCGCTACGGTCTTGTGCCCGTCCAAACCTGCGGTAGAGAGATGCTCGAGGATATGAAGCCAAGTATAATGAGTGATTTGGCTTTTAAGAAAACCCCACTCTATGTTTGGGAAAGATCCAGTTTCCTGTTTACTTACTTTTGGAATAAGATTCAAAAGGGGCGATTATGCCCTTTTCCTTGGGGACAAAGCCTCCCTACGATATCGGCGACACACTTTTTGATGGTTGTGAGCAGGATCATTGTTCAAAGGTCGCTTCTCGTCTCTTCTGAAACTAGCAGTGGTTCATTGGGACTTCAAGCTTCAGACGTGTCACTATATTGTGAAACTATTCAAGCACTTCTTTATGACAGCATAAGCACCCCAGATCATGTCAAAAGAGAGTTTGTCACTCAATTTGCCGAGCATTACTCATGGTCTCCGCCAGCCGCTTGCGAGAGTGAACTCGTCAGAGAAGTTCGGGCTCATCAGATGGAAGCACTCGAATCAGTCTTGTCCACTAGAAGTAGCCGCTCGCCAACTCCTACTTCAACTCCATTAAAGGAGACGACAGCCTTTAACGTGATCCCCGGCGAAGTTCGACGTTCATCGACTCATAATGAGTATTTGGACTCGCTGATACAGCAGATAGAGCAACTAGCCTCCCCTAATCAGAGAGACACCGTCCTACATATTGAAGGGGGCCTCTATCCGCCATCTCTAGGTTCTTCtagtgcttcttctcttttgagAACATCTCTGTCTTCCCACCACATGTATCTGAATGCATTGAATGGAGATCCTACTCTCGGCAGATCCTTGGCGTCTCTGTCTTCATGCTCTTCTCGAGTGTCAGGATCCAGCTCACTTCGGAGGTTCAAAGCCGCAGcgctaaataaaaaaggccagTCGACTACAACGCTGGCGCTGGGAGTTCATGGCTTATTGCGAGACTGGGAGGGGGGAGAACTGCTAGATTTGAAACCGTTCATGCCAACTTTGGTAGAGGGGGAAGAAGGCAGGTCAACAATACGGGGGATGATAGGGAGGCTACTTAAAGGAAAAGGTACAGCGGACGAAATTGGCTCAGAAAAGCGTCCAACGGCCTCAGAAGTTTACTACCGTGAATATTAGACTagaataaaagcttaatagaaCAGATCACAGAAGTAAGATTAGACTTGGCGAGCGATATACTCTAGAACTTTAAAGTCTGGAGGAATGATTAATCACACATATGGCTGGTCGCCATTGAAAATAATGATTTGATATTTGTTGCTAGTTATGCGTGTAATTAATTAGGGAAGATTGCTGGAAATAGAAAATCATCGACTCGATGAAGAGTCCGTCTTGGTAACTTCGACTGTCGTTATCATAGTCTTTGTGATACCACTTTGAAACTGGCCCCTATATCCTGCATTGCCAGCACTCTCATCACTTGACCTCCCCTCAATCTCTGTCTGAACTGTCGTCCTGTTGATCACCCCAGAGGGACTGGCTATCCTATCTCGAAGCTCATACTCCTGTTGACCAATATTGATGGCCTTTTGACTGCTTGTCTCATCATCGCCCCTTTTACCACTAGACAAGACGTGCCAGTTCTTGCCACTACGCATGGTGCCGCTTCGTAGAGTACCGCGACCATAGTTTGTATTGCCTGTTGTTGGAGTCTTTTTGGAATTCTTGCCATAGGTGCTGCCAAGGAAGCTTCGGAACAGTGGACGCAGACAGGGTAGACTGCCTGCGATGATACCGACGTTGAGCTCAACGCTGGTCCAGATTGTGATGTTGCGAGAGTCCCATAGCCAGTCACCGAGCTTGCCGTAGTTGGTGACGTATCCAAGTTTGGTAAAGGCAGCGGCACAGGCAAAGACaccaagactgagaatgCCAATGAGGGTTACCCGTGTGCGGAAGTGCACGTTGAGTTTCCAAAGCATGGGTGTTGGGATGATGATAGCGAAGAGAAGATCAGTCAGGATGTTGAACGCGGAGTTCGTGTACGAGAGT
This genomic window contains:
- a CDS encoding hypothetical protein (EggNog:ENOG41); translated protein: MAVTIPSPSFKVALVQMKPKPLDAEHNFAHAAEQIRIAADQGAALAVLPEYHLTGWVPEEPSFALSPEDAGKYRKKYQDLAAELHINICAGTFVSHAPKSDDQQNADARPTLLNTSDFIDHNGNLLGTYTKTNLWIPERHTLTSFVDHAKNISKDDYAAPNPHQVIDTPLGRVGILVCWDLAFPEAFRQLVLAGAKIIIIPSYWTALDMCKDGLAYNADCERMFIQSALVTRAFENTAAVIYCNAGGPAAEGFFGCSQVALPIVGTVPGSFTDGEEAVRILDVDMKTVDIAERNYQIRQDLARDDWHYGYLKNTVARL
- a CDS encoding hypothetical protein (EggNog:ENOG41) encodes the protein MDPQVKLPSNPDENGAVNILVSTVLVITLATIVVLARVYVRLFMIRNLGWDTVIFQCTDIRVLWDPTVPSKCWSQKTLQSLSYTNSAFNILTDLLFAIIIPTPMLWKLNVHFRTRVTLIGILSLGVFACAAAFTKLGYVTNYGKLGDWLWDSRNITIWTSVELNVGIIAGSLPCLRPLFRSFLGSTYGKNSKKTPTTGNTNYGRGTLRSGTMRSGKNWHVLSSGKRGDDETSSQKAINIGQQEYELRDRIASPSGVINRTTVQTEIEGRSSDESAGNAGYRGQFQSGITKTMITTVEVTKTDSSSSR
- a CDS encoding hypothetical protein (EggNog:ENOG41), whose protein sequence is MATDAPAQEGHLQKRFSKITMIGMAFAILNTWISLAGSIGLVMPSGGSSFLVGWTNIAGWLTLNTTAAYFGARFLAAAAVVGSGGSYEITQWSTYLMFVAVSIVGVFLNIFGYPILNRWNEGALYWSLLSVVVISIVLLATSPKTDAEFVFTNFSNTTGWSDGTAWMLGLLQSALSFIGWDAVAHMTEEMPRPSKDAPQAMVAAVLVGGVTGIFFIIVMLFCFVDLDLLLASPTQSPLTEMILQATNSRAAATVLTVAVALCFVNGANGCVTSGSRLIWAMARDGGTPFSRYLSHLHPKLNVPVRAIVVQAIFNLLFGLLYLGPEVAFNAYIASCTLFLNLSYAAPVLILLIRGRQMVLSQPPEFSLGRVKGYIANYTAVIFVAVTSVYWESSSYL